The DNA segment TTGTTTATTTCTTGTTTGCACAGACGTCGATCATTTTTCCGTCTGTTATAGTACTTATCATGATTGGATTGCTCCTCTATTATCGCCGATTGAATACTGAGAGGAAGGTATTGAATTGGGAAAAACTTATAGAGATTGAGCAAGAGAGAATGATGTCATTTTATCGGATTGCAAACTTATTTACTGATGTACCGAAATATAAAGAGAAAATAAAACATCGTGCTTATTTTAACGTTATTTTAAATTTGATTTCGTTTCGTCAATCATCTACATACACACATTTATATGCGAAAACTTTGATCCGCTCAAGCGACTATCTAGGTGTGTACATCCGTTTGTTAGTAATTGGTGGGGCAATCATTTATGCTTTGCCGTACGAATATGGAAAGCTTATTGTGTTTGTGATTACGCTGTACTTGTCAGGGTTTCAACTATTACCGTTGTGGCGTCATCATGTTATGAAACGTTGGTTGGATCTGTATCCAATTAGTCATAGTGTTCGTACTCGTTCTTTCTTGAACATAATGTTCGTTATGTTAATTGTAAAAGTTGTCTTATTAACGATTGTTGTCGGTTTATCCAGTAGCTTCATGATTACATCGATTGTTCTTGCTGTAGGTGTGTTGTTCAGCTACGCTTTTGTATTTATTTATACAAAGGGGCGTTTGAAAAAGATATAAAACAAGCATCAACTAGGCTCGTAAGATTATTCAGGATGGTTAGTTGAACCAATGAGGAACTATTGGCTCAACTACTGTAGTGATATCAATTCTTTCTCCATTTGAAAGATAGTTAGGATTTCATAAAGACTTTCTGTATCCAATAAAATGAAACTGGACAGGTAATTTACTCTTTTGATTGAAATAAAAAGCGAGGTTCATACATGGATCAATATGAGAAAGAAGCCTATATTGAAATGAAACAATGGGAAGAACGAATATTGAAGCGTTCATCAATGATACAAAGACTTTCAAAACAGACACAAATAAGAGTGAACAGCTTAATCCCAGAGAAGGCTCATGAAATTGTTACTGAAAGCATTAAGAAAATGGTAGAAGGCATATTAACAGGGTCTAATATGATGACAAAAGACGTTCCTGTTCAAGTACAGAGTTTACGTGAACAGGAAGAATTGATCGGGAAGAAGTTAGCATCATATAAAAAAACAGCTGCCATAGAAGGAGCAGGTACAGGTGTAGGTGGTATTCTACTTGGAATGGCTGATTTTCCATTGTTACTTTCTATTAAGATGAAGTTCCTGTTTGAGATAGCAACTATTTATGGATTTGATGTACGAAAGTACGAAGAACGTATTTACATGTTATATGTTTTTCAGCTCGCATTTTCATCTAGAGAGCATCGTAAGAATGCATTAAAGATAATGAAAGACTGGTCTAAAGAGAAAGAAGTAGTAAAAGATATTGAGTGGAGAGCATTCCAACAAGAATATAGAGATTATATTGATTTAGCAAAGTTCTTTCAACTATTACCTGGGGTCGGTGCAGCAGTGGGTGCAGTCGCAAACTATCGTCTTCTTGATCATCTGGGTGAAGTTGCAATTAATGCGTATCGAATTAGAATATTTACAAGTGATAAAACAAGGTAAGACAAGAGGTGCTATAATTCTTGTCTTACCTTGTTTGTGCCTTAAGTGCTGCAGCGCCTAATGTTTGAGCTGCAATGAACATTGCTCTTTCATCAAAGTCAAACTTTGGATGATGGTGTGGGAACATGTTGTTAGGATCACCGATTGCTGCTCCAGTAAAGAAAAAAGTACCTGGTACGTGCTGTAAGTAGTAAGCAAAATCTTCACCAGCCATTTGTGGTTCGATTTCATTTACTGATGAAACATCAGGTATATCACTAGCGATAGTAGTAAGGAAGGTTGTCTCTAATTCATGATTTACGACTGGTGGGTATCCTCTATCGTATTGAAAATTGTAAGTAATTCCTGCTGACAAACAAGTTCCTTTAATAATTCTTGCCATCTCTAATTCGACAAGATTGCGTACGTCTTCTTTAAATGTACGAACTGTTCCTGAGAGGGTTGCTGTATCAGCTATGATATTAAATTCATTTCTCGCTTCAAAGTTTCCTATAGAAAGGACAGCAGAATCAAGTGGATTAACTCTACGGCTCACAATTTGTTGAAGGTTACATACGAGTTGAGATGCTGTTACAACTGCATCTTTTGTATGGTGAGGTTGAGCACCATGTCCACCTTTTCCTTGAATCTCAATTTTAAATCGGTCAGCTGCCGCCATAATTGGCCCTGTACGGTAACCAATGGTTCCAAGAGGTTCAGTTACCCAAAAGTGCGTTCCAAAAATCATATCAACGTCATTTAAGCAGCCGTCTTCAATCATAGGTTTAGCGCCACCTGGAGCATATTCCTCAGCATGTTGGTGAATAAATACGTATGTGCCATATAGTTTATCACGCATCGAGTGAAGGGCTTTTGCTAGGTGAAGTAACATTGACGTATGACCATCATGTCCACACGCGTGCATGACACCTGGAACAGTTGATTTATAGGCGACATCTTTTTCATCTTGAATCGGTAAAGCATCAAAATCAGCACGTAATGCGATCGTTTTGCCTGGCTTTCCTCCAATTAATGTAGATACAATACCATTTCCACCGACATTTGTTCTTACTTTCATATCTAAGTTAGTATAAAAGTTGGCGATGTATTTAGCGGTCTTTTCCTCTTTGAAAGATACTTCAGGGTGCATGTGAAGGTATCTTCGTACACGAATCATATCTTCAAATTGATCTTCTAATCTTTGAAATAGGGTCTGTAAAATCATAATTCCTCCTCATATTTTCACATGTTAAAAGTATAACATGTGAGATATGAAAGAAGAGGTACATCTCAACAATGGAGATACACCTCTCTCTTTTTTTTTTTTTTTTGTAGTAATTGGAAAAAATACTGGAGGGAGGTGTATCACGCAAAAGGTGATCAACTTCTTCCATATGTTTCGTTTCGTCTCCAATCTCACTCTTAAAGAAAGGTTGTAATATTAGTCGATATAGCAGTCACGACTGTAGTGAAATTTGAGCAGAAAATTTATTTGCTAATTCCTCATTACTCTATCAATGAGCACTTTCATCTTGTGATCAATAACATTTTAATCGATTCCTTTCTAAAAAACATATTTTCATCATATCTATTAAAATGGATATCCTGTGCACTTAAGTTCAAATATTTTATTAAATGAATTTCTTTGTTTTGAATTGATGTGTTATATGGAAATGGTGATATTTAGTTTGTTTCATAGATTATCACGTGTCATTTGACGAGAAGACTCCCATTTCAAAACTTAGAAAAGTAAACGAAGTTAAGGTGGATAGCAAGCGTCAGTAATAACCTGATGGAAGTTTTACTTTATGGAAGGAGAATGATTAAGATGAAAATAGGTACTAAGAAGAAATATCG comes from the Bacillus solimangrovi genome and includes:
- a CDS encoding ABC transporter permease — encoded protein: MFNATEFWKKRFSLFISEMRRYLRLMFNDHLKFVLIFAIGVGAYYYQQWIAQLPDTFPVVFIIAVVMGALLTHSPVRTLLKEADLVFLLPLEEQLQPYFQKAKQFSLVVQCYVLLMVAALFAPLYFHLNDITILVYVVMTIALFVVKGWNIYASWEMRYFSTSTTHLSDMLVRFAVNVVFVYFLFAQTSIIFPSVIVLIMIGLLLYYRRLNTERKVLNWEKLIEIEQERMMSFYRIANLFTDVPKYKEKIKHRAYFNVILNLISFRQSSTYTHLYAKTLIRSSDYLGVYIRLLVIGGAIIYALPYEYGKLIVFVITLYLSGFQLLPLWRHHVMKRWLDLYPISHSVRTRSFLNIMFVMLIVKVVLLTIVVGLSSSFMITSIVLAVGVLFSYAFVFIYTKGRLKKI
- a CDS encoding EcsC family protein — translated: MDQYEKEAYIEMKQWEERILKRSSMIQRLSKQTQIRVNSLIPEKAHEIVTESIKKMVEGILTGSNMMTKDVPVQVQSLREQEELIGKKLASYKKTAAIEGAGTGVGGILLGMADFPLLLSIKMKFLFEIATIYGFDVRKYEERIYMLYVFQLAFSSREHRKNALKIMKDWSKEKEVVKDIEWRAFQQEYRDYIDLAKFFQLLPGVGAAVGAVANYRLLDHLGEVAINAYRIRIFTSDKTR
- a CDS encoding M20 family metallopeptidase, which translates into the protein MLQTLFQRLEDQFEDMIRVRRYLHMHPEVSFKEEKTAKYIANFYTNLDMKVRTNVGGNGIVSTLIGGKPGKTIALRADFDALPIQDEKDVAYKSTVPGVMHACGHDGHTSMLLHLAKALHSMRDKLYGTYVFIHQHAEEYAPGGAKPMIEDGCLNDVDMIFGTHFWVTEPLGTIGYRTGPIMAAADRFKIEIQGKGGHGAQPHHTKDAVVTASQLVCNLQQIVSRRVNPLDSAVLSIGNFEARNEFNIIADTATLSGTVRTFKEDVRNLVELEMARIIKGTCLSAGITYNFQYDRGYPPVVNHELETTFLTTIASDIPDVSSVNEIEPQMAGEDFAYYLQHVPGTFFFTGAAIGDPNNMFPHHHPKFDFDERAMFIAAQTLGAAALKAQTR